One genomic region from Burkholderia latens encodes:
- a CDS encoding GNAT family acetyltransferase, with protein MDAAADALVIRPFERADTDAVLAVWRDAFPQYDEAGAPPHRDPRRSIELKLATQPELFFVATCGARIVGTLMAGFDGHRGWLYSFGVANDARRLGIGRALIAHAERALAARGCLKINLQVLPGNDDACRFYAALGYRVEERISFGKALPAA; from the coding sequence ATGGATGCCGCCGCCGATGCCCTCGTTATTCGCCCGTTCGAACGCGCCGACACCGATGCCGTGCTGGCGGTCTGGCGCGACGCGTTCCCGCAGTACGACGAAGCCGGTGCGCCGCCGCACCGCGATCCGCGGCGATCGATCGAGCTGAAGCTCGCGACGCAGCCGGAGCTGTTCTTCGTCGCAACGTGCGGCGCGCGGATCGTCGGCACGCTGATGGCGGGCTTCGACGGACATCGCGGCTGGCTCTACTCGTTCGGCGTAGCGAACGATGCGCGGCGGCTCGGCATCGGCCGCGCGCTGATCGCGCATGCGGAACGCGCGCTCGCCGCGCGCGGCTGCCTGAAGATCAATCTGCAGGTGCTGCCGGGCAACGACGATGCGTGCCGCTTCTATGCGGCGCTCGGCTATCGGGTCGAGGAACGCATCTCGTTCGGCAAGGCGCTGCCGGCCGCATGA
- a CDS encoding DUF2278 family protein, with protein sequence MSLDYGFVKAKVTSVARLKGSPHGSEIQYHIHLTLALPTGDWDVAINVGTNDADDLLNYKLVYDFHHPVTATLAAAAEGYTDLTGHTALPALDYLRSDILNETGAWRASAVMDGTEHAEPIPSLLRLVNAAQSQGLDVVVFGRTYSEGNGIHDTHMNQGSTGANYLHRAGDDHNDHNDVWQDGALIVRVSDTQWAAYFAAFEKQAVPTDALGNPLPDAGPITR encoded by the coding sequence ATGAGTCTCGACTACGGTTTCGTCAAGGCGAAGGTGACGTCGGTCGCACGGCTGAAGGGTTCGCCGCACGGCAGCGAGATCCAGTATCACATCCACCTGACGCTCGCGTTGCCGACCGGCGACTGGGACGTCGCGATCAACGTCGGCACCAACGACGCGGACGATCTGCTGAACTACAAGCTCGTCTACGATTTTCATCATCCGGTCACGGCGACGCTCGCGGCGGCGGCCGAAGGCTATACCGACCTGACCGGACACACCGCGCTGCCGGCGCTCGACTACCTGCGCAGCGACATCCTGAACGAGACGGGGGCATGGCGCGCGAGCGCGGTGATGGACGGTACCGAGCACGCGGAGCCGATCCCGTCGCTATTGCGGCTCGTCAACGCCGCGCAGTCGCAGGGGCTCGACGTCGTCGTGTTCGGCCGCACGTATTCGGAGGGCAACGGCATCCACGACACGCACATGAACCAGGGGTCGACCGGCGCGAATTACCTGCACCGCGCCGGCGACGACCACAACGATCACAACGACGTGTGGCAGGACGGCGCGCTGATCGTGCGCGTGAGCGACACGCAATGGGCCGCGTATTTCGCGGCGTTCGAGAAGCAGGCCGTGCCGACCGACGCACTCGGCAATCCGCTGCCGGACGCGGGGCCGATCACGCGCTGA
- a CDS encoding ABC transporter ATP-binding protein: MAAAMLKIKGLQVNYGGIQAVKGVDMEVRQGELVTLIGANGAGKTTTMKAITGLKPYSAGDIEYDGKSIKGIPPHELLKRGLAMVPEGRGIFARMSIIENMQMGAYLRNDNEQIKKDVDRMFGFFPRLKERATQLAGTLSGGEQQMLAMSRAILSKPKLLLLDEPSMGLSPIMVEKIFEVVREISKEGITVLLVEQNARLALQAADRGYVMDSGTVTMEGDAKQMLDDPKVRAAYLGE; this comes from the coding sequence ATGGCAGCGGCAATGTTGAAAATCAAGGGCTTGCAGGTCAACTACGGCGGCATCCAGGCCGTCAAGGGCGTTGACATGGAAGTCCGCCAGGGCGAACTCGTGACGCTGATCGGCGCAAACGGTGCCGGCAAGACCACGACGATGAAGGCGATCACGGGTCTCAAGCCGTACTCGGCCGGCGACATCGAGTACGACGGCAAGTCGATCAAGGGCATTCCGCCGCACGAGTTGCTCAAGCGCGGCCTCGCGATGGTGCCGGAAGGCCGCGGGATCTTCGCGCGGATGTCGATCATCGAGAACATGCAGATGGGCGCGTACCTGCGCAACGACAACGAGCAGATCAAGAAGGACGTCGACCGGATGTTCGGCTTCTTTCCGCGCCTGAAGGAGCGTGCGACGCAGCTCGCGGGCACGCTGTCGGGCGGCGAGCAGCAGATGCTCGCGATGTCGCGCGCGATTCTGAGCAAGCCGAAGCTGCTGCTGCTCGACGAGCCGTCGATGGGGCTGTCGCCGATCATGGTCGAGAAGATCTTCGAAGTGGTGCGCGAGATCTCGAAGGAGGGCATCACGGTGCTGCTCGTCGAACAGAACGCGCGCCTCGCGCTGCAGGCGGCCGACCGTGGCTACGTGATGGATTCGGGCACGGTCACGATGGAAGGCGACGCGAAGCAGATGCTCGACGATCCGAAGGTGCGGGCCGCGTATCTGGGTGAATAA
- a CDS encoding ABC transporter ATP-binding protein, whose translation MSDKQIRLSVTGVNKRFGGLQALSDVGLQIKEGEIYGLIGPNGAGKTTFFNVITGLYTPDSGDFKLDGENYTPTAVHQVAKAGIARTFQNIRLFGGMTALENVMVGRHVRTKHGLLGAVFQTPAERQEEREIKERAIELLEYVGVLQYADYTSRNLSYGHQRRLEIARALATDPKLLALDEPAAGMNATEKVELTRLLDKIRSDGRTILLIEHDVKLVMGLCNRMTVLDYGKVIAEGLPQDVQKNPKVIEAYLGAGVH comes from the coding sequence ATGAGCGACAAGCAAATCCGACTGTCCGTCACGGGCGTGAACAAGCGCTTCGGCGGGCTGCAGGCGCTGTCCGATGTCGGCCTGCAGATCAAGGAAGGCGAGATCTATGGGCTGATCGGCCCGAACGGCGCGGGCAAGACCACGTTCTTCAACGTGATCACGGGCCTCTACACGCCGGACTCCGGCGACTTCAAGCTGGACGGCGAGAATTACACGCCGACGGCGGTGCACCAGGTCGCGAAGGCCGGCATCGCGCGCACGTTCCAGAACATTCGCCTGTTCGGCGGGATGACGGCGCTGGAGAACGTGATGGTGGGCCGCCACGTGCGCACCAAGCACGGGCTGCTCGGCGCGGTGTTCCAGACGCCGGCCGAACGCCAGGAAGAGCGCGAGATCAAGGAGCGCGCGATCGAGCTGCTCGAATACGTCGGCGTGTTGCAATACGCGGACTACACGTCGCGCAACCTGTCGTACGGCCACCAGCGTCGCCTGGAAATCGCGCGCGCGCTCGCGACCGACCCGAAGCTGCTCGCGCTCGACGAGCCGGCGGCCGGGATGAACGCGACCGAGAAGGTCGAACTCACGCGCCTGCTCGACAAGATCCGCTCGGACGGCCGCACGATTCTGCTGATCGAGCACGACGTGAAGCTCGTGATGGGATTGTGCAACCGGATGACGGTGCTCGATTACGGCAAGGTGATCGCCGAGGGTCTGCCGCAGGACGTGCAGAAGAATCCGAAGGTGATTGAGGCATATCTCGGCGCAGGGGTGCACTGA
- a CDS encoding ABC transporter permease subunit gives MTSIQPIESSTSLVEERNTTKTVIIGILTAAFVIAAPIIIGSAGGNYWVRVLDFAMLYVMLALGLNVVVGFAGLLDLGYIAFYAVGAYTAALLSSPHLTSQFEWIAALAPNGLHVPFLIIVPIAMALAATFGILLGAPTLRLRGDYLAIVTLGFGEIVRIFMNNLDRPVNITNGPKGITGIDPVHVGGFNLSQTHTIFGFQLPSVYMYYYLFVLCALLVIWVCTRLQHSRIGRAWAAIREDEIAAKAMGINTRNVKLLAFAMGASFGGLSGAMFGAFQGFVSPESFTFWESIVVLACVVLGGMGHIPGVILGAVLLAIFPEFLRSTMSPLQHALFGHDIVDTEVIRQALYGLAMVVIMLYRSEGLWPAPKHEDKIAKLAKRNSKKPVRA, from the coding sequence ATGACATCCATTCAACCGATCGAATCGTCGACGTCGCTCGTCGAAGAGCGCAACACCACCAAGACCGTCATCATCGGCATCCTCACCGCGGCCTTCGTGATCGCGGCGCCGATCATCATCGGCTCGGCCGGCGGCAACTACTGGGTCCGCGTGCTCGACTTCGCGATGCTGTACGTGATGCTCGCGCTGGGCCTGAACGTCGTGGTCGGCTTCGCCGGCCTGCTCGACCTCGGCTACATCGCGTTCTACGCGGTGGGCGCGTACACGGCGGCGCTGTTGAGCTCGCCGCACCTGACCTCGCAGTTCGAGTGGATCGCGGCGCTCGCGCCGAACGGGTTGCACGTGCCGTTCCTGATCATCGTGCCGATCGCGATGGCATTGGCGGCGACCTTCGGGATCCTGCTCGGTGCGCCGACGCTGCGCCTGCGCGGCGACTACCTGGCGATCGTCACGCTCGGCTTCGGTGAAATCGTCCGGATCTTCATGAACAACCTCGACCGTCCGGTGAACATCACCAACGGCCCGAAGGGGATCACGGGCATCGATCCGGTGCACGTCGGCGGATTCAACCTGTCGCAGACGCACACGATCTTCGGCTTCCAGCTGCCGTCGGTCTACATGTACTACTACCTGTTCGTGCTGTGCGCGCTGCTGGTGATCTGGGTCTGTACGCGCCTGCAGCACTCGCGTATCGGCCGTGCATGGGCGGCGATCCGCGAAGACGAAATCGCCGCGAAGGCGATGGGCATCAACACCCGCAACGTGAAGCTGCTCGCGTTCGCGATGGGCGCGTCGTTCGGCGGTCTGTCGGGCGCGATGTTCGGCGCGTTCCAGGGCTTCGTGTCGCCCGAGTCGTTCACGTTCTGGGAATCGATCGTCGTGCTGGCCTGCGTGGTGCTCGGCGGCATGGGCCACATCCCGGGCGTGATCCTCGGCGCGGTGCTGCTCGCGATCTTCCCGGAATTCCTGCGCTCGACGATGAGCCCGCTGCAGCACGCGCTGTTCGGTCACGACATCGTCGACACCGAAGTGATCCGTCAGGCGCTGTACGGCCTCGCGATGGTCGTCATCATGCTGTACCGCTCGGAAGGCCTGTGGCCCGCGCCGAAGCATGAGGACAAGATCGCTAAACTGGCGAAGCGCAACAGCAAGAAGCCGGTGCGCGCTTAA
- a CDS encoding branched-chain amino acid ABC transporter permease, with product MDIFVQQILNGLVLGSVYAIIALGYTMVYGILGIINFAHGDVLMIGAMVALSAITVLQNHFPQLGNVATLTIGLGIAAIVCAFVGFTIERVAYRPLRRAPRLAPLITAIGVSILLQTAAMIIWSRNPLPFPQLLPTDPINVIKATDTTPGAVISITEIVIIAVAFIVMGGLLLLVHKTKLGRAMRAIAESPNTASLMGVNPNFVISATFMIGSALAALAGVMIASEYGNVHFYMGFIPGMKAFTAAVLGGIGNLGGAMVGGVLLGLIEQLGAGYIGNLTGGVFGSNYQDVFAFIVLIIVLVFRPSGLLGERVADRA from the coding sequence ATGGATATTTTCGTCCAGCAGATCCTCAACGGGCTGGTGCTCGGCAGTGTGTACGCCATCATCGCGTTGGGTTACACGATGGTGTACGGCATTCTCGGCATCATCAACTTCGCGCACGGCGACGTGCTGATGATCGGCGCGATGGTCGCCCTGTCCGCGATCACCGTGCTGCAGAACCACTTCCCGCAACTCGGCAACGTCGCGACGCTGACGATCGGTCTCGGCATCGCCGCGATCGTCTGCGCGTTCGTCGGCTTCACGATCGAACGCGTCGCGTACCGGCCGCTGCGCCGCGCGCCGCGTCTCGCACCGCTGATCACCGCGATCGGCGTGTCGATCCTGCTGCAGACGGCCGCGATGATCATCTGGTCGCGCAACCCGCTGCCGTTCCCGCAATTGCTGCCGACCGATCCGATCAACGTGATCAAGGCGACCGACACGACGCCCGGCGCCGTGATCTCGATCACCGAAATCGTGATCATCGCGGTCGCGTTCATCGTGATGGGCGGCCTGCTGCTGCTCGTGCACAAGACCAAGCTCGGCCGCGCGATGCGCGCGATCGCCGAAAGCCCGAATACGGCGAGCCTGATGGGCGTGAACCCGAACTTCGTGATCTCCGCGACGTTCATGATCGGCTCCGCGCTCGCCGCGCTGGCCGGCGTGATGATCGCGTCCGAATACGGCAACGTGCACTTCTACATGGGCTTCATCCCCGGCATGAAGGCGTTCACGGCCGCGGTGCTCGGCGGGATCGGCAACCTGGGCGGTGCGATGGTCGGCGGCGTGCTGCTCGGCCTGATCGAGCAGCTCGGCGCGGGCTACATCGGCAACCTCACGGGCGGCGTGTTCGGCAGCAACTACCAGGACGTGTTCGCATTCATCGTGCTGATCATCGTGCTGGTGTTCCGTCCGTCGGGCCTGCTGGGCGAACGTGTCGCGGACCGCGCGTAA
- a CDS encoding branched-chain amino acid ABC transporter produces the protein MHVKLAYATYVAAPVAMLAGDGKTSDGRAGRMAAGYALPAASDMRTARTGRAAPSACRIAQSDSDKDNGARLAIDAFNAQGSTIGMHSTRHEVRAGGVALDRATGTRGARQRAAGRQAAAARVERRALGFRGNAGNVQMALIPFHFDSTKQDVAAASIIAAGGMLRLTNSDAVLTKVGRHSRVALSGAARTADGIGAQTLGDNGMCAVKVVEPAGDAARNLICPDAGFAPARTEKGTEAGKPDAGRFGTLPYDFKEAKTTVLDVVTI, from the coding sequence ATGCATGTGAAGTTGGCTTACGCCACGTACGTCGCCGCACCGGTTGCAATGTTGGCCGGTGACGGGAAAACGAGCGACGGCAGGGCGGGCAGGATGGCTGCGGGTTACGCGTTACCGGCGGCCAGCGACATGCGCACTGCGAGAACCGGCCGTGCGGCGCCGTCGGCGTGCCGCATTGCGCAATCGGACAGTGACAAGGACAACGGGGCACGTTTGGCAATCGACGCATTCAACGCGCAGGGCTCGACGATCGGCATGCATTCGACACGGCACGAAGTTCGGGCCGGCGGCGTGGCGCTCGACCGCGCGACGGGCACACGGGGTGCCCGACAACGAGCCGCCGGACGTCAGGCGGCAGCAGCGCGCGTCGAACGACGGGCGCTCGGGTTTCGGGGCAACGCAGGCAACGTGCAGATGGCGCTGATCCCCTTTCATTTCGATTCGACGAAGCAGGACGTCGCTGCGGCTTCCATCATCGCGGCGGGCGGAATGCTTCGTCTCACGAATTCCGATGCAGTCCTGACGAAAGTTGGGCGCCACTCTCGCGTTGCCCTTTCGGGCGCCGCGCGGACGGCGGACGGCATCGGAGCGCAAACCCTTGGCGACAACGGCATGTGCGCCGTCAAGGTGGTCGAGCCCGCGGGCGACGCGGCGCGGAACCTGATCTGCCCGGACGCGGGTTTCGCCCCGGCCCGGACGGAAAAAGGCACGGAAGCCGGGAAACCGGACGCCGGCCGTTTCGGCACGCTGCCCTACGACTTCAAGGAGGCCAAGACCACCGTCCTCGATGTCGTGACGATTTAG